Below is a genomic region from Isachenkonia alkalipeptolytica.
TTTTCAATCTTCCTGTGTTTGGATTGATCATTGCATCCGGCTTATTTTGATGTATTCTTTTCCTCCTGGGATAAAACCTCATTCATACTGCCACTGCGGTAGCCTAAAATATCCAAGGTAACATAGGTAAACCCTAATTTTTTAAGGCTCTCTCCAATTTCATCCAACAGGTTCTCATCAAAAAACTTCTTACGTTCTTTGGGGTCCACTTCAATTCTTGCAATATTTTCATGATGTCTTACCCGGGTTTGTATCATTCCCAGGGATCGCAGGTACTCCTCCGCCTTTTCCACCATGGATAGTTTTTCTTCGGTGATTTCATTTCCATAGGGAAATCTGGACGAGAGGCAGGCAAAGGCCGGTTTATCCCAAGTAGGCAAATTTAACTGCTTAGACAGGGTTCGTATATCCTCCTTCGTAAGCTCCGCCTCCTTAAGAGGACTTCTTACCCCTAATTCTTTTGCCGCTTTCATCCCCGGTCGATAATCTCCCACATCATCAAGATTCGATCCGTCAAGGACATTTTTGTACCCCTTTTCCCGGGCCACCTCTTGAATTTTGGAAAACAACTCATTTTTACAATGGTAGCATCGATCAATGGGATTTTGAGAAAAACCTTCAATATCCAATTCCTCGGAAACAATAACTTCATGTTTCGCCCCAAAACTCTTTGCATATTCCTTGGCTTCAAGAAATTCCCGTTCAGGATAAGTGGAAGAACGGGCTGTTAACGCCAACACCTTTTCCCCTAGGGTATCCTTCGCCACTTTTAAAAGAAAGGTACTGTCCACCCCTCCTGAAAATCCGATAACCACACTATCCAGATCCTGTAAAATCCATTTAAGTTTTTCATACTTCTTCTCTAGAGTCATTATTGATCCCTCGCTTTTTTTAATAAGTCCCTCAACAGGTGACTATATTATAACATAGGAATATAATTTATCGAAAAAAAAAGACTCCTTTTTTACAAAAGGAATCCTCACGAACTATGTGGAGCTGGCGATGGGACTCGAACCCGCAACCTACTGATTACAAGTCAGTTGCTCTTCCAATTGAGCTACGCCAGCTCAGCTAATACATTATTATAATTTTATTGGCGACCTGGAAGGGATTCGAACCCTCGACCTCCAGCGTGACAGGCTGGCATTCTAACCAACTGAACTACCAGGCCGCGTTATCGCAGTTTCACATCACAAATTTGTTCACTCCCATAGGTCGTGCAAATTTGGTGTTCATTGCCTTTTTGTCCAATGAGTTTTGCGAATTGTTGACAAAACGGACAGCGAAGCAAGCAAAGCGAAGTGAGAAATGAGCTATGTGAATGTTGCGTTTGACCTACCATCGATCTGTTAAACAAATCGGGTTAAGTCATAAAAAAATGGTGGGAGCAACAGGGCTCGAACCTGTGACCCCCTGCTTGTAAGGCAGGTGCTCTCCCAGCTGAGCTATGCTCCCACATTGTTGAAAAACTGGTAGCGGCAACAAGATTTG
It encodes:
- the larE gene encoding ATP-dependent sacrificial sulfur transferase LarE; amino-acid sequence: MTLEKKYEKLKWILQDLDSVVIGFSGGVDSTFLLKVAKDTLGEKVLALTARSSTYPEREFLEAKEYAKSFGAKHEVIVSEELDIEGFSQNPIDRCYHCKNELFSKIQEVAREKGYKNVLDGSNLDDVGDYRPGMKAAKELGVRSPLKEAELTKEDIRTLSKQLNLPTWDKPAFACLSSRFPYGNEITEEKLSMVEKAEEYLRSLGMIQTRVRHHENIARIEVDPKERKKFFDENLLDEIGESLKKLGFTYVTLDILGYRSGSMNEVLSQEEKNTSK